From a single Athene noctua chromosome 2, bAthNoc1.hap1.1, whole genome shotgun sequence genomic region:
- the NMT2 gene encoding glycylpeptide N-tetradecanoyltransferase 2 has product MAEDSESAASQQSLELDDQDTCGIDGDNEEEAEHAKGSPGGDLGAKKKKKKQKRKKEKPNSGGTKSDSASDSQEIKIQQPSKNPAIPMQKLQDIQRAMELLSACQGPAKNIDEATKRKYQFWDTQPVPKLNEVITSHGAIEPDKDNVRLEPYSLPQGFMWDTLDLSNAEVLKELYTLLNENYVEDDDNMFRFDYSPEFLLWALRPPGWLPQWHCGVRVSSNKKLVGFISAIPANIRIYDSVKKMVEINFLCVHKKLRSKRVAPVLIREITRRVNLEGIFQAVYTAGVVLPKPVATCRYWHRSLNPRKLVEVKFSHLSRNMTLQRTMKLYRLPDATKTSGLRPMEQKDTKAVQELINAYLKQFNLAPVMDEEEVAHWFLPRDHIIDTYVVEGSNGILTDFLSFYTLPSTVMHHPVHKSLKAAYSFYNIHTETPLLDLMNDALIIAKLKGFDVFNALDLMENKTFLEKLKFGIGDGNLQYYLYNWRCPGMESEKVGLVLQ; this is encoded by the exons ATGGCGGAGGACAGCGAGTCTGCGGCCAGtcagcagagcctggagctggaTGACCAGGACACCTGCGGCATAGACGGCGACAATGAGGAGGAGGCCGAGCACGCCAAGGG AAGTCCTGGAGGGGATTTGGgagcaaagaagaagaaaaagaagcagaagagaaaaaaggagaaaccAAATTCTGGAGGCACCAAATCAGATTCTGCATCTGACTCCCAGGAGATTAAAATTCAACAGCCTTCAAAA AATCCAGCCATTCCAATGCAGAAGCTTCAAGACATCCAGAGAGCAATGGAGCTGCTCTCTGCATGCCAAGGCCCAGCAAAGAATATTGATGAGGCTACCAAACGTAAATACCAGTTTTGGGATACACAACCTGTACCTAAACTTA ATGAAGTTATAACTTCACATGGTGCAATTGAACCAGATAAGGACAATGTCCGCCTAGAGCCATATTCATTGCCACAAGGTTTTATGTGGGACACATTGGATCTTAGCAATGCTGAAGTT CTGAAGGAGTTATACACGCTGTTAAATGAGAATTATGTAGAAGATGATGATAATATGTTTAGGTTTGATTATTCACCTGAATTTCTTCTGTG GGCGCTACGTCCTCCAGGCTGGTTACCCCAGTGGCACTGTGGGGTTAGAGTGTCTTCAAACAAAAAACTGGTAGGATTCATAAGTGCCATCCCTGCAAATATTCGTATTTATGACAG TGTGAAGAAGATGGTAGAAATCAATTTTCTGTGTGTCCATAAGAAACTGAGATCTAAACGGGTAGCACCTGTACTGATTCGGGAAATAACCAGAAGAGTAAACCTGGAAGGAATTTTTCAGGCTGTTTACACTGCTGGAGTGGTACTTCCCAAACCTGTGGCCACTTGCAG GTATTGGCATCGATCACTGAATCCCAGAAAATTGGTGGAGGTGAAATTTTCACATTTGAGTAGAAACATGACTCTACAAAGAACAATGAAGCTCTACAGACTTCCTGAT GCCACAAAGACTTCGGGTTTGAGACCAATGGAACAGAAAGATACTAAAGCAGTACAAGAATTAATCAACGCTTACTTGAAACAGTTTAATCTTGCTCCTGTGATGGATGAAGAAGAGGTAGCCCACTGGTTCTTGCCCCGGGATCATATTATTGACACTTACGTAGTAGAG ggcTCAAATGGTATTTTAACAGACTTCCTGAGTTTCTACACATTACCTTCAACAGTGATGCACCATCCTGTTCATAAAAGCCTGAAAGCTGCCTATTCGTTTTACAATATTCATACAGAGACCCCCCTCTTGGACTTAATGAATGATGCACTCATTATAGCTAAATTG AAAGGATTTGATGTGTTCAATGCACTAGacttaatggaaaacaaaacattccTGGAAAAACTGAAGTTTGGGATTGGAGATGGAAATTTGCAGTATTATTTGTACAACTGGAGGTGTCCTGGCATGGAATCCGAAAAg GTTGGTCTTGTTTTACAATGA
- the RPP38 gene encoding ribonuclease P protein subunit p38 produces MSVIPQGTATLRKAKKITVKTCLDNPFLLQWKTIDGEDMHFILQTLGERIKHTGLKKIEAPRKKKHCLTKKQTKRKCDTNTNELPKEEETEGHQQKPGWTDISIRRQLAIGVNEVTKALEKNELLLLLVCKSAKPAMITSHLIQLSASRATPAGQVPRLSETVAPLLGLTSILALGFKKQSDKFTEAIEAIIPKIPALEVPWFQYRTEESVAYAHTDSSENQEPEQLAEALGDELTSQKRKRTESNQLDLSNVILQPLKIKKLVPNPNKIKKPPRKKKKAFSA; encoded by the coding sequence ATGTCTGTGATTCCGCAAGGGACAGCAACACTTCgtaaagcaaagaaaatcacTGTAAAAACATGTCTAGATAACCCCTTTCTTCTTCAGTGGAAAACCATAGATGGAGAAGATATGCATTTTATACTGCAGACCTTAGGAGAAAGGATTAAACATACTGGACTTAAAAAGATTGAGgctccaagaaagaaaaaacattgccTTACAAAAAAACAAACGAAAAGGAAGTGTGATACTAACACCAACGAACTCCCtaaagaagaggaaacagaaggcCATCAACAGAAACCAGGATGGACTGACATAAGTATTAGAAGACAGCTTGCTATTGGGGTTAATGAAGTTACAAAAGCATTGGAAAAAAATGAGCTACTTCTCTTGCTGGTGTGCAAATCTGCAAAACCTGCCATGATCACATCACATCTTATTCAGCTGAGTGCAAGTCGAGCCACACCAGCAGGCCAGGTTCCCCGTCTCAGTGAAACAGTTGCTCCACTTCTTGGCTTAACATCCATTTTAGCTCTAGGCTTTAAAAAGCAGTCTGATAAATTTACTGAAGCAATAGAAGCAATAATTCCAAAGATACCAGCTTTGGAAGTGCCATGGTTTCAGTACAGAACTGAAGAATCTGTGGCTTACGCACATACAGATTCTTCAGAAAATCAAGAACCCGAGCAGCTTGCAGAGGCACTGGGGGATGAGCTCACGAGCCAGAAGCGGAAGCGTACAGAAAGCAATCAGCTCGAtctttcaaatgtaattttacaGCCTTTGAAAATCAAGAAACTTGTTCCAAATCCAAATAAGATAAAGAAGCCACCtcgcaaaaagaaaaaagctttttcagcATAA